AGGGGCATCTCCAAGTTCGGTTGGGGGCGGAATACGTACAACAACATTTGCTGTTAGTATATTATCGCTATACAATTTTGCGAGAGGCGGGAGAACGGTTAGAGTCTTCAAACGTCAGCTACATGAAGAGGATGTGCTGAAAGCATCTGTCGTTATGACAATGGGTATTTTATTATGTGCTACAGCATTATTTATTTTATCTATTACGGAAGATGTACCGCTTATGAGTCTAATTGTTGAAGTCTGTTCTGCTTTCGGAACGACAGGACTATCGACGGGTATTACGCCAGATTTAACAACTGTTGGTAAAATTGTACTCATTGTGCTTATGTTTATCGGTCGCGTTGGTATTTTAACATTTATACTAGCTAGTGGCGGAAGAGAACAGCCACCTCGCTATAAATATCCGAAAGAGCGGATTATTATTGGATAGTATGAAACCATTCTACCTATGTTAGGTAGAATGGTTTTTTAGTCGTTAATGCCAAATTGAGGATGCATAAAAGCATCCTTTTTATTATCTACTTCTTTTTTTAGCAACTCTTGATTTTCTTCTGAAATCCACCCAATATCATTTGTAGGATGGATCCATTCTTCTCCAGCCATAATGGCAGGATCTACTTCATCACTCCAATTGTTAAGCGGACTGTTCTCGGAATTATATTTACTGTCTCCAATTACAACATCATATTGATTCAAAAAAGGTTGTTGCATCGTTTTTCCTGTTCCTTTAAAAGATGGAAAATTCATTTGATGCGGGAGCGTTTCATCTAAAATGGGTGACTGAATTTTATCTTGCTTCTTCAAAATACGAGCTCCTTTTTATAATGATTTCTTCATATGTAGTATTTCCATCTAACGCCTCTTATGTACTTGTTAACACTTGCCAGTAATAATTATTTCAGCTTGCTTCAAACTAGAGTAGAAAGTGATTTCTTGAGAGCAGGTGAATGTATTGGTAAAAAGAAAAGTGAAACAAAATGCGGCAATTAACAATAATAAAACTCCGAAAGAAAGCTTACCAGATGCAGAATTTGCATTAGAGTATGAAGGAGAAAATAGCGCGAAGTATGCAAATCGTAATTCAAAAAAAGGGAAATAAAAATGAGGCGTTTTTTACAAACGCCTCATTTTTTTGTGGGATTATAAAGGATTTTTTAATTATTTGTAAATTTAGTGTTTTTTATTAGCAGAAAAATGCGAAAAAACATAGAAGTAGCAACGTATTACACAAAAACAAACAACAAACAAAAGATTAATGTTGGTTTAATACTGCTTTTACACTAGTTGTTTATATTTGAGTTGTACATAAGATTTGTAAAAGGAGAGAGAAACAGTGAAAAAAACAATCTTTAAAGCTGTAGCGACTGGAATGGTATTTTCGTTATTAATGGGGTGTGGTGCAAAGAAGGAAGAAAGTGCTGGAGCGAAAGTGAAAGATGACAAATTATCTGGATCATTAACTGTTTACACAGCGATTGAAGAAGAGCTTGTACCAATTTATCTTGATTCCTTTAAAAAGAAATATCCTGATGTGAAATTGAACATTGTACGTGATTCAACAGGAGTTATTACTGCGAAATTGCTAGCTGAAGGAAAAAATACACAAGCAGATGTTGTATGGGGAACTGCAGCATCAAGTCTATTAGCTTTAGATAAAAAAGATATGTTAAAAGGGTACTCTCCAAAAGGAGCGGACCGCGTTCTTTCGCAATTTAAAGATGACAAACAACCTGAAAAATGGGTAGGAAATACTGCATTTATGACGGGGGTTGCTATAAATAAAGAAGAATTAAAGAAGAAAAATTTACCGATGCCAGAATCATACGAAGACTTAACGAAACCAGAATATAAAGGAACGCTTGTTATGCCACATCCGGCTTCTTCTGGAACAGGATTTTTAACAGTTTCTGCATGGCTACAAATTATGGGTGAAGATAAAGGCTGGGATTACATGAAGAAACTTCATGATAATATAGCAACTTATACGCATTCAGGCTCAAAACCAGCGAAATTAGCAGGTGCAGGTGAATATCCAGTTGGCGTATCGATGGTTTATAGTGCTTTAAAGGAGAAACAAAAAGGTGCACCAGTTGAAGTTGTATTGCCGAAAGAAGGATTAGGTTGGGAAGTAGAAGCGAACGCACTTATTAAAAAAGATAATGCAAAAAATGAAAAATTAGCGCAAGCATTTTTAGATTGGGCAATTACTGATGATGTAATGAAGTTATACTTCGAGAAAAATGGATTTGCAACAATTAAAAATGATTATAAACTTCCAGATGGATTCCCGAAAGATGTGACGGAAAAATTA
This genomic interval from Bacillus thuringiensis contains the following:
- a CDS encoding DUF3905 domain-containing protein, which encodes MKKQDKIQSPILDETLPHQMNFPSFKGTGKTMQQPFLNQYDVVIGDSKYNSENSPLNNWSDEVDPAIMAGEEWIHPTNDIGWISEENQELLKKEVDNKKDAFMHPQFGIND
- a CDS encoding putative 2-aminoethylphosphonate ABC transporter substrate-binding protein — translated: MKKTIFKAVATGMVFSLLMGCGAKKEESAGAKVKDDKLSGSLTVYTAIEEELVPIYLDSFKKKYPDVKLNIVRDSTGVITAKLLAEGKNTQADVVWGTAASSLLALDKKDMLKGYSPKGADRVLSQFKDDKQPEKWVGNTAFMTGVAINKEELKKKNLPMPESYEDLTKPEYKGTLVMPHPASSGTGFLTVSAWLQIMGEDKGWDYMKKLHDNIATYTHSGSKPAKLAGAGEYPVGVSMVYSALKEKQKGAPVEVVLPKEGLGWEVEANALIKKDNAKNEKLAQAFLDWAITDDVMKLYFEKNGFATIKNDYKLPDGFPKDVTEKLYKKNDFKWAAENRDKILEKWEKEFGQKAEPKK